CTGTCCGTCGAGGAGCTCGCCGAGATCGACACCCTCGAGACCGGCACGCGCCTCGGCGCCGACCCGGCGACGGCGGACTTCACGCAGTTCCCGTCCTGATCCACCCGCCGGTCCGCCGGCACGACGACGCCCGCCCGGCACACGCCGCGGCGGGCGTCGCCTTGCCACCCGGAGGCCCGTCCGCGGTGCCGCGGACGCGGATCCCCGACAGGGCTAGCGTGAGCGGCACGACGCTCCCGAGGGCCGGGACCCTGCGTCCGGACCGATCCGGGGGTGCCACCGTCAGGAGCACCGTGACCGATCCCACCTCCCCGCACGCCCGCCTCTCGGACGCGCTCGTCGCCATCGCGGAGCGCATCGACACCTCGGTGGACGCGAGCTGGGACGGTCTCACCGGGGTGCAGATCCTCATCCTGCGTCGCCTCTCCGGCGTCGAGCGCATGGACCGCGCCTCGCTCTCCCTCGACACCCGCACCGCGCGCGCGGCGACGGTCCCGAGCCTCGCGTCGCTGATGCAGAAGGGCCTCGTCGTGGAGTCCCAGGACGCCGCGGGCTCCTACCTGCGCCTCACCGACGGCGGACGCGCACTGCTGACGGGCGTCGGCGTGGCGCGCGCGGCCTGGATGGAGCGCGCCGCCGCCCAGGCGGAGCCGCCGGTGCGCGGCGACGACCTGGTGCGGGCCGCCGCGCTGCTCGAGCACCTCGGCAGCGCGGGACTCGAGTGAGCGCAGCGGCGTGAGCGGCGAGGCGGGGCTCGACGGACTGGTCCGTCGCCTGCGCGCCGCGGGTTGCGTCTTCGCCGAGGAGGAGGCGGCCCTGCTCGTCGCGGAGGCCGCCGATCGTCAGCCGGCTCACGCCGGCCGCGACGTGACGCGCGCCCGAGCCGCCGTGCTCGAGGCGATGACCGCCGCCCGCGTCGCGGGGGAGCCGCTCGAGACCGTGCTGGGCTGGGCTCAGTTCGCCGGGCGGCGGATCCTCGTCGACCCGGGCGTCTTCGTGCCGCGGCGCCGCACCGAACGCCTCGCCCGTGCCGCCGTGCAGGCGGCGAGCGCCGTCGTGCACCCCGTCGTCGTCGACCTCTGCTGCGGGTCCGGAGCCATCGGGGCCGTCCTCGCGGACGACGTGCCGGGCGCCGTCGTGCACGCCGCCGACGTGGATCCCGTCGCCGTCGCCTGCGCCGCCCGCAACCTCGCGCCGCGCGGCGTCGCCGTGCACCGGGGCGACCTGCTCGACGCGCTGCCGGACGAGCTGCGCGGCCGCATCGACGTCCTCGTCGCGAACGTGCCCTACGTGCCGCACGCGGGCCTCGACCTCATGCCGCCCGAGGCGCGCCTGCACGAGCCGGCGGCCACGCGCGACGGCGGCGACGACGGGCTCGACGTGCTGCGCCGGGTGGCCCGGGACGGCGGATCGTGGCTCGCGCCGGCCGGCGTCGTCCTCCTCGAGGTGGCCGACGCGCAGGTGCCCGCGGCCCGGCAGGCCCTCGCGGCGGCCGGGCTGGAGGCGCGCGTGGATCCGCGCGCGGAGAGCGAGGACGAGGACGACGGCACGCGCGTCGTGTCGGGCCGCCCCGCACGCTGAGCCGTGGACCCGGGGTCCCGCGCCGCGGACCGGCAGCGGTGCTGGTGTGGAGCGCCGCTTGCGCGGACGCGTCGCGCAGATGGTGGCTCCCTGTCCACAATCGGCTCGCCGCCGTGACGACCCTCCGTAGGGTCGCCGTGTCCCGTCCACCCCTCGAGAGGAATCCATGACCCCGTCCCCACCCCGTACCGACGCGTGCCCGTCCCTTCCCCCGCGCGACCCGCGCCGCCGCCCCCGCCTGGGCGTCGCGGTCCTCGCCTCCGCCGCCGCCGTGGTCACCGCCGCGGCCGTCGGCGTCCCGGTCGCCTCCGCGTCCGCCGCGGCGCCGAGCTCCCCGGTCCCCGGCATGGAGGTCCCCGCGCTCAAGGACGTCCTCGGCGACGCCGGGATCGAGCACGTCGGCGTGGCCATGGGCAGCGGGGAGGTGCAGGGCACCTCGGCCGACCTCATCGCCCGCCACTTCAACGCGATGACCCCGGAGAACGAGGGCAAGGCGGACGCCATCCAGCCCGTCGAGGGCCGCTTCGACTTCACCGGCATCGACAGGCTGCTTGACTTCGCCGATGCCCACGGCATGAAGATGTACTTCCACGTCGACTTCTGGATGCCGCAGACGCCCGACTGGTTCTTCCTCGACCACGGTCGTCCGCTCACGGACAGCCCGGCCGACCAGGCGCTGCTCAAGGCCCGCATGGAGGCCCACGTCAAGGCGATCTCCGACCACATCGCGTCCCGCTACCCGAACGGCGGCAGCCCGATCTGGGCGATGGACGTCGTCAACGAGGTCATCGGCGACGGCCCCACCGGCAACCCGCACGACCTGAAGGACACGCGCTGGACCCAGGTGCTGGGCGAGGGCTTCGTCGACGAGGGCTTCCGGCTCGCGAAGAGGTACTTCCCGGGCGTCAAGCTCTTCATCAACGAGTACAACACCGACGTGCCGAGCAAGCGCGCCGACTACCTCGGGCTGATCTCCGACCTCCTCGGTCGGGGCATCCCCGTCGAGGGCGTGTCGCACCAGAGCCACGTCGGCATCCGCAGCGACATCGAGGAGCTCCGCACGTCGATCAAGGCGGTGAAGGCGCTCGACCCGGACCTCCTCGAGGCCATCTCCGAGCTCGACGTCGGCGCATCGCAGGCGGCGGCGACCGGTGACAGCGAGAACCGCAACCACACGGCGCCGATCTACTCGAACCCGGACGACACCGCCGCGGCCGTCGGCTGGTTCTACAAGGACCTGTTCACGATGATCCGGCAGGAGGCCGGCGACCTCGACTCGGTCACCTTCTGGGGATCGGACGACTCGCGCACCTGGCTGCACGGTCCCGCGATCGACCAGCCCTGGGAGCAGCCGCTGCCGTTCGGGATCCACCAGGAGGCCATGCCCGCGTACTGGGGCATCGTGAACCCCGGCCTGCTCCCGGCGCGTCCGCCCCTCCCGAAGGGCTGATCCCCGCCCGACGCTCCCCGCGGCCCCCGTCCTCCTGGAGGACGGGGGCCGCTCCGCGTTCGTTGCCTCACGCAACAAAGGTTTTCGAAACCCCACCCCCGGAAGGGGGAGGGTGCCTACGGTGCGAGCATCCGACATCGACGTCGGACCACATGGAAGGTGTTCGACGATGAGCATTCCCCGCACCACCCCGTCCGCGCTCGCGGACGTCAGCCCTCCGCGCCCGGACCGCAGCAGGTCCGCAAGCGCACTCCCCGGCGGCACCCGTCGCGTCCGCCGAGGGGGAGTGGCCGCCCTCACCGCCCTCGGCCTCGTGGTCGCCGCCGGCGCCCTCGCCACCCCGGCCGCGCAGGCCGCCGTCGCCGCACCCGCGGGCGTCGGCTCCGACTTCGAGTCCGGCACCGGCGCGTGGGCGCCGCGCGGCGACGGCGTCCGCATCGCGCCGAGCACGACCGCGCACACCGGATCCGGCAGCCTCCTCGTCACCGACCGCACGCAGGAGTGGCACGGCGCCGCGCTCGACGTCACGTCGTCCCTCGCCGTCGGCCAGCAGGTCGAGGTCACCGTGTGGGCGCGGCTCGCGCCCGGCGAGGAGCCGGCGTCGCTCAAGCTCTCCGTGCAGCGGGACCTCGGCGGCGGCAGCGGGTACGACGGCGTCGCGGGGGCAGCCGCGCGCGTCACCGCGGACACGTGGACCGAGCTCACCGGCACGTACACGCTCGGCGGCCCGGTCGACAAGGCGCAGGTCTACGTCGAGGGGACGGTCGGCGCCGACTTCCTCATCGACGACTTCCAGCTCGGCGACGCCGTGGGGACCCCCGTGCAGACCGACATCCCCGCGCTGGACGACGTCCTCGGCGCCCGCGGCATCGAGCACGTGGGCGTCGCCATCGACGGTCGCGAGACCGTCGGCGCGGGAGCCGACCTCGTGACCCGGCAGTTCGACGCCTTCACCCCCGAGAACGCCGGCAAGCCCGAGAGCATCCAGCCGGAGGAGGGCCGCTTCACCTTCGGGCAGATCGACCAGCTCCTCGACTACGCCGACCGGACGGGCACGCAGGTCTACTACCACGTGCTGTTCTGGCACTCCCAGACGCCCGCGTGGTTCTTCCTCGACGGCGAGCGCCCGCTCACCGACAGCCCCGCCGACCAGGCGCTGCTGAAGGCGCGCATGGAGGCGCACGTGAAGGGGATCGCCGATCACATCGCGGCGCGGTACCCCGACGGGGACAGCCCGATCTGGGCGATGGACGTCGTGAACGAGGTCATCGACGACGGCCCCAACGACAACGCGCACGACATGCGCGACAGCCGCTGGTACCAGGTGCTGGGGGAGGGCTTCGTCGACGAGGGCTTCCGCCTGGCGCGCGCCTACTTCCCGGACGTGAAGCTGTTCATCAACGACTACAACACCGAGCTGCCGACGAAGCGCGCCGACTACCTCGAGCTGATCTCCGCGCTCGTCGCCCGCGGCGTGCCCGTCGACGGCGTCGGGCATCAGGCGCACGTCGACTTCGCCCGGCCCGTGCAGTGGCTGCGCGACTCCATCCGGGCGGTGGAGCGCATCGACACGCGCCTGCTGCAGGCGATCACGGAGCTCGACGTGAACGCGTCGAACCAGAACGAGGGCGCCGACGTGAGCGGCGCGCCGCAGGATCCGTACACGCCGGTCTACGCGGACGACGCCCAGGCGGCGGCCGAGGTCGGCTACTACTACCGCGACCTGTTCCAGATGATCCGCCAGCAGTCGGCGTCCATCGACTCGGTCACCTTCTGGGGCGTGAGCAACGCGCGCAGCTGGCTGCGCACGTGGCCGATCGCGCGGCCCTGGGAGCAGCCGCTGCCGTTCGACGACGACCTGCAGGCCGCGCCCGCCTACTGGGGCATCGTGGATCCGAGGCAGCTCCCGGCCCGACCGGCCGACCTGTCGGCGCCGCGCATCGCGGACGTCGACGACATCACGGCGGTCGCGACGAAGGCCACCGGCGTGCGCGTCGCGTACGCGCTGCCGTCCGCCATCGACACGCGCGACGGGAACGTCCGCGTGGTGTGCGCGCCGCCCCGCAGCGGGATCTTCCCGGTCGGCACCACCACGGTCACCTGCACCGCGAAGGACCGCGCCGGCAACGTCCGGACGAGCGACTTCGACGTGATCGTGACCCGCGCCGGCTCGTGACGCGCTGACGCACGGCACCGCACCGCACGACGCGGCCCTCGTCCCTCGCGGGGCGGGGGCCGCGTCGTGCGCGGGACGCAGCGCGTCGATCCGCCGCGGCGGGACCCGGACGCACGTCGGACCGCCCTAGGCTGACCCCGTGGACAGGGACCGGATCAGCGACCTCGCCCACGCGGACCACCCCATCGCCTCGCCGCTGGGCGACGACAGCGTCGATCGCCTCCTGGCCCTCGCGGTCGCCGGGCGCGGCACGGTCCTCGACCTCGGCTGCGGCGACGGCAGCTGGCTGCTGCGCGCGCTGCGTCGCGAGCCGTCGCTCACCGCGGTCGGGGTGGACCGCTCCGACGCGGGCTTCGACCGGGTCCGGGAGGCGGCCGCGCGCGAGGGCCTGTCCTCGCGCCTGGAGCTCGTCCGCGCCGACGCACGCTCGTGGACCCATGACGAGCGGTTCGACGTCGTGCTCAGCGTGGGGGCGACGCACGCGTTCGGCGGGCTCGAGCCGACGCTCGCCGCGGTGGAGGGGCACCTGCGTCCCGGCGGTCGAGCCCTCGTCGGCGAGTGCTTCTGGGAGCGTCCGCCGTCGCCGCAGGTGCTGGATGTGCTCGGCGCTCGGCCGGACGACTACGGCGACCTGGCGGCCACCGTGGAGGTCGCCGCCGCGAGCGGATGGGTGCCGCTGCAGGGGCACGTCAGCACCCTGCAGGAGTGGGACGACTACGAGTGGTCGTGGACGGGGGCGCTCGCACGTTGGGCGCTGGAGAACCCCGGCGACCCGGACAGCGAGCAGGTGGCGACCGCGTCGCTCGAGCACCGCCGGGCCTGGCTGGAGGGGTACCGCGGCACTCTCGGCTTCCTCACGATGCTGCTCGGTCGTCCGCCGGCCGCGTGAGCGCTCCGCGGGATCCTCCCCGCGATGGATCCGCGCCCGGCGCCTCGCCCGTACCGTCGGACCATGCACATGATGCGGAGGAACGCCCCGCTGGCCCTCGGCGCCGCCCTCGCAGCGCTCGGGACGGCGGTCACGGCGCTCTACGCGTTCCAGCCCTGGCGCACGTGCCCCTCCGACGACAGCGCCGCCGGCTGCGGGATGCTCCCCGGCGACGCGGCCGTGATGTCGGTCGCCGTCCTCATGGCGCTGGTGGGCGTGATCGTCCTCCTGGCCGGCGCGCGGAGGCGGTGGGGGAGAGGTGGCCGATGAGGGCGCGCCCTCCGGTGGCGTCGGGCCGGCAGGTCGGATGAGGCGGCTCCTCGCTGCCGCGGCGCTGGGGAGCACCTTCGCGCTCCTGCAGGTGGGCGTGTTCGCCGTCGCGGTCTCGCCCGAGGGGATCCGGTCGACGACCCTCGTGCAGGCGTTCGCGTTCCTCGACCTGGGCTCGATGTGGGCCGTCGTCGGCCTGGTCGGCGGGGGCCTGATGCCGCGGATGCGGGGGTCGATCGTCGCCGGAGCGCTCACGCTGCTCGCCGCGGTGTGGTCCTACTACGGGGTCCTCTGGCTCGGCACCCCGGGGACGCGCTCGTCCCTGTGGCCCGTCGCCGTCTGGTCGTCGGCCGCGGTTGTCGGAGGGCCGGTCCTCGGCGCGGTCGGCGCCCTCGGGCGCCGTCGTGACGGCTGGTCCCTCGTCGCGTGGATCGGCGGCCCCCTGCTCGTCGTCCTCGAGACCGGCCGGGAGGTGCTGGTCGGCGATGAGGGGGGATACGTGCCCCTGCACGTCGCCGCATGGATCCTGACGGGCATCGCGGCCGGCATCGCCGCTCGCCGCTTCCGGGTGGCGTCGCGCACGGAGGCGGCCTGACCCCGCGCTCCCCGTCGATCCTCACGGCGTCGACGAGGGGCGCGAGCCCTGGGCCCGCGCCCGTCTCACGGGTCCCGGGGGATCCTCGTGATGCGCTCGCGCTCAGGCGGTCCGACGGCGTCGACTGACGAGCTGGTCGAGGCTGATGCGGCCCGCTCCGAGCAGCGCGACGACCACGAGGTCGGCGATCAGGGCGAGCACGAGCTCGTAGCCCCCGCCGTCGACGAAGACGCCCTTGCCGGCGTGCACGATGACGAGGGCGCCGATCAGGTTGAGGACGTTCAGCGCGGCGGCCACCGGCGTGAGCAGACCGAGGATCAGCGCCGCCCCGCCGACGGTCTCGACGGTCGCGGCGAAGACCGCCGAGAACCCGGGGGCCGGCACGCCCATCTGCGTGAAGGAGGCGGCCGTCCCGTCGAGGGTGTACTCGAGGTACTTCTGCAGCCCGTGCGCCATCAGGATGAAGCCGATGGCGACGCGGGCGATGAGCAGTGCGGCGTCCTGGAGGACGGGCGACGTGCGGGCGGGGTGGAGCATCGTGCGCATGCGGGTTCTCCTCTTTTCGGTGATGAGCGGGAGGCGGGGGAGTGCGGGCCCGGGTGCTGCCCGTCGAGGTGCGCCGGAGCGGCCGCCGGGACCGGGGCTCGCGATGGCGCCGCGCTCGGAAGGCGGCTCCGACGTCGCGGCCCGGAGCGGATCCCGTCCGCCGGACGGGCAGGCCGGACAGCATCTCCGGGCGCGCACCAGTGGGGAGGGTGCTGCCGCGTCGCGCCTGCGCTTGGGCGCCTGACACGTCGCGGCATGCTCCGGCGATGACGCCCTGCCGGACGGCGCTGCCGTGAGCATCGCCTCCGACGGCGACCCGGACTTCCCCCCCCCCCGTTTTATTGAACTTTCAATCACCGTACGGCGCGGAGTCACGAGTGGTCAAATCCCGTCGCCGTGACGAGCGCGCGGGTCGTCGCGGGGACGCCCGGGCGGCCGCCTCCTGCACCCGCCTCCACGAGTCGCGGAGCCGAGCCGCGCGGGGACGCCGCGGTCACTCCGCGGCGGGGACGCCGGGGAGGAAGGTGAGGCGGCGCCGCATCGCGGTCGCGGCGATCTCACGGGCCGGGGCGTAGTCGGGGGAGTCGTACCAGGTGGTGAGGCTCTCCATGTCGGGCCACTCGACGACGGCCACCGCGATGCCGGCGTCACCCTCGGCGGCGACGGGGGAGGCGCCCATGACGACGAAGCGACCGCCGAACCTCTCGACGACACCGGGGGTCAGCTCCGCGTAGCGCTGGGCGCCGGCGGGGTCGAGGATCTCGAGGACCTCGGTGATGCTGTAGGCCGGGATGCGGGCGCTGGTGGTGGTGTCGGACATGGTGTTCTCCTCGGTCGTCGGGGGAGGCCCAGGAGCCGACCCCGCTTTTAATGTCGAGCGACATCAAAGTGATGATGACAAGCGACAGCGCGGGAAGTCAAGCCCGATCGCGCCCTCGTCGACCTCTTTGATGTCATGTAACATCGAAAGCTCGTGAGGGCCGACCTCACCCATCCGGATCGGGTGTCGACGTGCAGGAGGTGGCCGAGGTGCCGCGCATCACCCAGGAGCAGAAGCAGCTCAACCGCGAGAGGATCGTCAGCGCGGCGAGCGAGGGCTTCAAGCTCCATGGCGTCGACGGCGTCGGCATCCAGGACGTCATGAAGACCGCCGGCATGACCAACGGAGGGTTCTACAACCACTTCGCCTCGAAGGAGGAGCTCGCCCTCGAGGTGTACCGGCGCGGCTTCGCCGACTCCCTCGACGCCCTCACCCGCATCCGAGCCGCGCACCGCGACTCGGCCGCGGACGCGCTCGAGGACATGGTGGACGCCTACGTGACGGACCGCCACCGCGACCACCCGGAGACCGGCTGCCCGTCGGCCGCCTTGCCCGTGGACGCCGGTCGCCACGGCGTCCTGCCCCAGGGCGAGTACCGGATCGGGCTCGAGGGCCACATCAGCACGATCGCCGACATGGTCCTCGACCGTGCACGCGAGACCGGCGTCGAGGTGACCGCGGCGGAAGCCCGTGAGCGGGCCGTCGCGATGTTCTCCCAGATGGTCGGATCGATGATCGTGTCCCGTGCGGTGGCCGACGCGGACCCCGACCTGTCCGACGAGATCCTGGCCGCCAACCGGGCGCAGCTCACGCGCGGCTGACGCGGCGCGCCTAGTCCGGTCGCGCCCCGACGGGACGGGAGGGGTTACTCCGCCCCCACATGTCGCGAGAAGGGTCACCGGCGGCCTGACCGAGCGGTGACGGCGCGTGGCAGCGGCGGCGCGACTCGGGAGCCTCGGGTCGCATGACGCCTCACGAGCCGCCCTCGGGGTGCTGCTGCTTCCTGGTGGGGGAGTGTCGCTCGACCATGTGATCCACGTAGGTGCCTGATCGGCTGTGCCACCGTCGGGTGCGAGACAGGTCGGTCGCCGGGGGAAGCTCATCAGGTCCGCGCGGCTGTCGACGCGGCAGCAGGACGCGGATCGACGGACCACCGACCTCCTCGCCGCCGGCATCCGGCGCGATGACCTCCACGTCGACCACGGCGTCTCCGGAGCTCGCGCGTCGCGGCCTGCCTTCGACGAGGCGCTGCGCGCGCTGCACGACGGCGACACCCTCGTCATCACGACCCTCGACCGCCTCGGTCGGTCCACGCAGAACATGCTCGCTCTCGCGGAGGACCTGCGGGGGAGGGGTGCGTCGCTTCGGGTGCTGAACCTCGGCGGGGGAGACGTCGACACGGCGACCCCGATGGGGTCGATGGTCTTCACCGTGATGGCGGCGCTCGCGCAGATGGAGCTCGAGATCAAGCGGGAGAGGATCACCGACTCGGTGTCGAAGCGTCGGGCCGCGGGCAAGGACCTGGGCGGCCGGCGCCAGGCCTTCACCGATAGCCAGGTCAAGAACGCGGCCCGGCTGATCGATGCCGGCGAGCCGGCCGCCCAGGTCGCGCGCGACATGGGCATGTCGAGGGCGACGCTATACCGCCGACGTCGGGACATTCAGAGAGCCGAAGCCGCGGCCGCGATCACGAGCTGAGAGGCCACGGAGGGTGTCTCGCTTAGCCCCCCTTCACCGGACTCTTCAGCGGACTGGTCTGTTGAGACACCGCGCCGTGTCGGGGCCTCGACCGGGCGCCAGTCGTCCGCGGCGTCCGGTGAAGGGTCCCCTAGCGGACGCCTCGCGTCGTGCCGGCATGGCCCGTCTGATCGCCTTGCATTCCCACCGCCCATCGGCCATGAACGACAGGCGGCTACGTTGGCGGCATGGACAGCGAGAAGTTTCCGCGGTGGCTCCACCGGTTGGAGTGGATGTGGTTTGCCGTGGGCGTGCTGATGGTCGTCGGCACTATCGCAAGCATCGTCATCGACCCCAACCCAAGCTTTCTATGGCTGCAAGGCGTGCTGGGGCTGATTTTCGCGAGCTCTGGACCGAAGTTGATCCGTGACCTCCGCGCGCGTCGCGTCGCCGAGCGACGAGCTCGTCTTGATCGCACGACGCACGACTGACATCCGGGAAGCCATCCCCATCCGGACACTGCCCCACGCACCGTGCAGCATCGAGGGAGACGTGCGTAGTCGGTAGGCGGTTCACGATGCGACGGCGGCCCATCCGAGGGTCAGGACGGCGGCTAGGCACGCGACCGTGCGTGCGGCGTTCGCGCGGTCCCATCGGTCGGCGAAGCGGTCGCGGGCGATGAGGGCCCGCGCGTCATCGCCCGCGTAGGACTCCTCGAGGGCGCGGTTGAGAGGGACGTTGACGGCCACGGTGATGACGAAGGCGGTCAGGGAGCACGCTGCCGCGACGATCCCGGTCACCTGGCACGTCGCTGACGACCAGGTCATGACCGCCGCCGCGACAGCGGTGACCGGCGCCCCGAAGAACAGGGTCAGGAAGACCGGGTTGACGATGACGCCGTTGATGCTGGCGAATGCCTGCACGTGGGTGCGTGCGTCGAGGCGGCGGAGGGCGGGGGAGACGGCGACCGCGAACGCCAGGTAGACGCCGGCGAGCAGACCGTTCGCGGTGATCGCGACGAGGAGGATCACGTCCGGGGCGTAGGGGCTCACCGGGTGCGTGCCTCAGCGGGCGAGCAGCTGCTCGATGGTGGCTGCGATCCCGGTGCTCACGTGCACGCGCCTGTCGCCCCGCGGCGCGAGCAGCCCGTGCGCATCCGCGTGATGCAGCTCCACGAGGCTGCGGGAGGCGTGCGGCGGGAGGCCGGCGTCCATGAGCGTGGTGAGCCATGCGGCCTCCTCGATCACCTCCACGTGCAGCTCCCCACCGAGGGCCGCGCCCAGGACGGCGGCGACCTCCCTCTCCGACCACGAGGGGCCGACGATGTCGACGGCTTCGCTGACCGCCGGCGGATCCAGCAGGCTGCCGGCGGCGATCGGACCCACGTCAGCGGCGGCCACCATCGGCACGGGAGCGTCGGCGGTGGGCGCGAGGACGGGGAACACGCCCGCGGTTCTGGCGGTGTCGATGACGTCGGCGACCTTCTCCTGGAAGTGCCCGGGTCGGAGCGCGGTGATGATGGCGCCGGTGGACCGGAGTGCCCGCTCCAACCGGTGCAGGCCCGCGATGGGACCGGTGTCCGTGGGGAGATCGGCGCCGCCGGAGGAGAGGGCGACGACGTGGGGGACGCGCTGGTCGGCGACGGCTCCCGCGATCGAGGCGATCAGCGCGTCGGCGTGCGCGTCGAGGTCGTCGACGGACGGGTCGAACGGCAGCAGGACGAAGAAGCCCGCGCATCCGCGCAACGCCAAGTCGAGCGCGTCCCTGTCGACGAGGTCGACGATGTGCGCCTCGGCTCCCCGACCCCGCCAGTCCTCGGCGTCCGCTGCTCGGCGGACGAGGACCCGGATCTCGGCCCCCTGTCCCAGCAGGGCGCGCGCGGTCGCGCCTCCGACTCGTCCTGTCGCTCCGGCGATCACGTGCATGGCTCGTCCTCTCGTCGTCGAACTCCTGATCCGACAGTAGGGAGCGCGCGCGGCGGCAGGATGCTGCTCCGTCGCCTGATCTTGCTCATCCGTCCGAATCCTCTCGTGACGGGTGGGAGGATCGAGCCATGACAGTGGACCCGGACGCTGATCCGCGTCGCCGGTTGGACCGGGTGCTGCATTCCCTGCGCATGACGGGAACCTTCTACTGCCACGCCGAGCTCCGGGACCCATGGGCGCTGGAGATGCCGGCGGTCGCCGACTCCGTCAGCTTCCACGTCCTCACCAGCGGCGTGTGCTGGCTGCGTCTGCCGGGCGCGGAACCGATCGAGCTCCGCCCGGG
This is a stretch of genomic DNA from Clavibacter zhangzhiyongii. It encodes these proteins:
- a CDS encoding endo-1,4-beta-xylanase, coding for MAALTALGLVVAAGALATPAAQAAVAAPAGVGSDFESGTGAWAPRGDGVRIAPSTTAHTGSGSLLVTDRTQEWHGAALDVTSSLAVGQQVEVTVWARLAPGEEPASLKLSVQRDLGGGSGYDGVAGAAARVTADTWTELTGTYTLGGPVDKAQVYVEGTVGADFLIDDFQLGDAVGTPVQTDIPALDDVLGARGIEHVGVAIDGRETVGAGADLVTRQFDAFTPENAGKPESIQPEEGRFTFGQIDQLLDYADRTGTQVYYHVLFWHSQTPAWFFLDGERPLTDSPADQALLKARMEAHVKGIADHIAARYPDGDSPIWAMDVVNEVIDDGPNDNAHDMRDSRWYQVLGEGFVDEGFRLARAYFPDVKLFINDYNTELPTKRADYLELISALVARGVPVDGVGHQAHVDFARPVQWLRDSIRAVERIDTRLLQAITELDVNASNQNEGADVSGAPQDPYTPVYADDAQAAAEVGYYYRDLFQMIRQQSASIDSVTFWGVSNARSWLRTWPIARPWEQPLPFDDDLQAAPAYWGIVDPRQLPARPADLSAPRIADVDDITAVATKATGVRVAYALPSAIDTRDGNVRVVCAPPRSGIFPVGTTTVTCTAKDRAGNVRTSDFDVIVTRAGS
- a CDS encoding TetR/AcrR family transcriptional regulator, with the translated sequence MQEVAEVPRITQEQKQLNRERIVSAASEGFKLHGVDGVGIQDVMKTAGMTNGGFYNHFASKEELALEVYRRGFADSLDALTRIRAAHRDSAADALEDMVDAYVTDRHRDHPETGCPSAALPVDAGRHGVLPQGEYRIGLEGHISTIADMVLDRARETGVEVTAAEARERAVAMFSQMVGSMIVSRAVADADPDLSDEILAANRAQLTRG
- a CDS encoding recombinase family protein; its protein translation is MPPSGARQVGRRGKLIRSARLSTRQQDADRRTTDLLAAGIRRDDLHVDHGVSGARASRPAFDEALRALHDGDTLVITTLDRLGRSTQNMLALAEDLRGRGASLRVLNLGGGDVDTATPMGSMVFTVMAALAQMELEIKRERITDSVSKRRAAGKDLGGRRQAFTDSQVKNAARLIDAGEPAAQVARDMGMSRATLYRRRRDIQRAEAAAAITS
- a CDS encoding MarR family winged helix-turn-helix transcriptional regulator, giving the protein MTDPTSPHARLSDALVAIAERIDTSVDASWDGLTGVQILILRRLSGVERMDRASLSLDTRTARAATVPSLASLMQKGLVVESQDAAGSYLRLTDGGRALLTGVGVARAAWMERAAAQAEPPVRGDDLVRAAALLEHLGSAGLE
- a CDS encoding endo-1,4-beta-xylanase, which codes for MTPSPPRTDACPSLPPRDPRRRPRLGVAVLASAAAVVTAAAVGVPVASASAAAPSSPVPGMEVPALKDVLGDAGIEHVGVAMGSGEVQGTSADLIARHFNAMTPENEGKADAIQPVEGRFDFTGIDRLLDFADAHGMKMYFHVDFWMPQTPDWFFLDHGRPLTDSPADQALLKARMEAHVKAISDHIASRYPNGGSPIWAMDVVNEVIGDGPTGNPHDLKDTRWTQVLGEGFVDEGFRLAKRYFPGVKLFINEYNTDVPSKRADYLGLISDLLGRGIPVEGVSHQSHVGIRSDIEELRTSIKAVKALDPDLLEAISELDVGASQAAATGDSENRNHTAPIYSNPDDTAAAVGWFYKDLFTMIRQEAGDLDSVTFWGSDDSRTWLHGPAIDQPWEQPLPFGIHQEAMPAYWGIVNPGLLPARPPLPKG
- a CDS encoding NAD(P)H-binding protein; this translates as MHVIAGATGRVGGATARALLGQGAEIRVLVRRAADAEDWRGRGAEAHIVDLVDRDALDLALRGCAGFFVLLPFDPSVDDLDAHADALIASIAGAVADQRVPHVVALSSGGADLPTDTGPIAGLHRLERALRSTGAIITALRPGHFQEKVADVIDTARTAGVFPVLAPTADAPVPMVAAADVGPIAAGSLLDPPAVSEAVDIVGPSWSEREVAAVLGAALGGELHVEVIEEAAWLTTLMDAGLPPHASRSLVELHHADAHGLLAPRGDRRVHVSTGIAATIEQLLAR
- a CDS encoding DUF1330 domain-containing protein, with product MSDTTTSARIPAYSITEVLEILDPAGAQRYAELTPGVVERFGGRFVVMGASPVAAEGDAGIAVAVVEWPDMESLTTWYDSPDYAPAREIAATAMRRRLTFLPGVPAAE
- a CDS encoding SAM-dependent methyltransferase, yielding MDRDRISDLAHADHPIASPLGDDSVDRLLALAVAGRGTVLDLGCGDGSWLLRALRREPSLTAVGVDRSDAGFDRVREAAAREGLSSRLELVRADARSWTHDERFDVVLSVGATHAFGGLEPTLAAVEGHLRPGGRALVGECFWERPPSPQVLDVLGARPDDYGDLAATVEVAAASGWVPLQGHVSTLQEWDDYEWSWTGALARWALENPGDPDSEQVATASLEHRRAWLEGYRGTLGFLTMLLGRPPAA
- a CDS encoding DoxX family protein, producing the protein MRTMLHPARTSPVLQDAALLIARVAIGFILMAHGLQKYLEYTLDGTAASFTQMGVPAPGFSAVFAATVETVGGAALILGLLTPVAAALNVLNLIGALVIVHAGKGVFVDGGGYELVLALIADLVVVALLGAGRISLDQLVSRRRRTA
- a CDS encoding DUF1772 domain-containing protein; translated protein: MSPYAPDVILLVAITANGLLAGVYLAFAVAVSPALRRLDARTHVQAFASINGVIVNPVFLTLFFGAPVTAVAAAVMTWSSATCQVTGIVAAACSLTAFVITVAVNVPLNRALEESYAGDDARALIARDRFADRWDRANAARTVACLAAVLTLGWAAVAS
- a CDS encoding putative protein N(5)-glutamine methyltransferase gives rise to the protein MSGEAGLDGLVRRLRAAGCVFAEEEAALLVAEAADRQPAHAGRDVTRARAAVLEAMTAARVAGEPLETVLGWAQFAGRRILVDPGVFVPRRRTERLARAAVQAASAVVHPVVVDLCCGSGAIGAVLADDVPGAVVHAADVDPVAVACAARNLAPRGVAVHRGDLLDALPDELRGRIDVLVANVPYVPHAGLDLMPPEARLHEPAATRDGGDDGLDVLRRVARDGGSWLAPAGVVLLEVADAQVPAARQALAAAGLEARVDPRAESEDEDDGTRVVSGRPAR